In one Neobacillus sp. CF12 genomic region, the following are encoded:
- a CDS encoding alpha/beta hydrolase, translating into MRITKKMMVTVIVALILVVTALMYQFTGSQDKSTKDAKIISSEKIEEAVKTTESNTPTIFIHGYKGTLRTFETMVKEFELKDEDKSMVTITVEPNGKLVYSEEALKQVNDPLVQLYFKNGTASVDDQLTWMKAAMKVIADIYDTKSINIVAHSMGGLVGTKYIMETYNDKNYPKAEKFVTLASPIKGWVKYVITNPAEEDLHPNSAALAGLYSDRNEFPKDVEVFSAYGLQDTLVSVDSAKGLKEFTANIITSGYMDNHSYIHEDIEVIDSAYSFLEFN; encoded by the coding sequence ATGCGAATTACCAAGAAAATGATGGTTACAGTAATTGTTGCACTTATATTAGTCGTAACGGCCCTAATGTACCAATTTACAGGGAGTCAGGATAAAAGCACGAAAGATGCAAAGATAATATCGTCTGAAAAAATAGAAGAAGCGGTGAAAACCACTGAATCCAATACTCCAACCATTTTTATTCACGGTTACAAGGGTACCCTTCGAACATTTGAGACAATGGTAAAAGAATTTGAATTGAAAGATGAAGATAAGAGCATGGTAACGATAACCGTTGAACCCAATGGGAAACTTGTCTATTCTGAAGAAGCATTAAAACAGGTGAATGATCCTCTGGTTCAACTTTATTTTAAAAATGGGACAGCTTCAGTTGATGATCAACTAACTTGGATGAAGGCAGCGATGAAAGTGATAGCTGATATTTACGATACCAAATCCATTAATATTGTTGCCCACAGCATGGGCGGTCTTGTGGGCACGAAGTATATTATGGAAACATATAACGATAAAAATTATCCAAAGGCTGAAAAATTCGTTACCCTCGCATCCCCGATTAAAGGCTGGGTGAAATATGTGATTACGAACCCAGCTGAGGAAGACTTGCACCCGAATTCAGCAGCATTAGCTGGTCTTTATAGTGATCGAAATGAGTTTCCGAAGGACGTTGAGGTCTTTTCTGCTTATGGGCTGCAGGATACACTGGTGAGTGTGGACAGCGCTAAAGGGTTAAAGGAGTTCACTGCCAATATTATTACGAGTGGGTATATGGACAATCATAGCTATATTCATGAGGATATAGAAGTGATAGACTCTGCGTATTCATTTCTAGAATTTAATTAA
- a CDS encoding Ig-like domain-containing protein, whose translation MRKILAVMLVLQLFLIPTAAFGQEGKVEAPQPGKSLNENISSATAEGPRKSLKPEADYTDPGSYPTVTDGGKVGDMLDSKGITQSIFFNSVTNSTIVDNMNFSTLYNSTAASGKDSYTHFEFFTNVGGSMVFTGWTYFDTTGYTNVNLNSHLSKFDFSDQQYLYVRVGLSQFVFDLYYTNTLLFKVENPFYNGGGSTTDDSYAVISNESTDDTTTQPTGSFNVKDMDYTFDKNLKPETYKVDVNIPYNVPKNKEKQIKKNSSDPLNRAFNVGDSNSFWVMDLRTNQPYQITARLAYSGTKANIWVHNNQITDADAARLAAEFDNRIHASVSTNFGNESDVDVDGKINILNFDIQDGFTGSGGYTAGYFYALDLFDEPNSNKSEIFYIDTYPTMGLGATKDVTAAYETIAHEFQHMVNFNQNIFVENTVEVMPSWLNEALSMAAEQIYTGQGLSSRIDYYNASESISNGHSLLYWDNEGDTLSNYSLSYLFGQYIKKQANQGDSIFKEIINDVNNDYRAVENAAKKYIHSGMTFGKLMTSYRMALLLKQDTGLYGFKGDPFFDAVEEKLYFGSSTNLRGGGAVVTTFNSADGFTIPTAKGPNVTYTTFKMDGSGMDITPPAAPKVNAVTDQSTAVTGTAEANAQVIVKAGAVSIGTGTANATGSFSVTIPKQKGGTTLTVTAKDQAGNESSGTNVVVTATTTAYSAIKVQLNGKAFTGGYFGNGAAYVHWKALETLKIPFTFKGNGVFTIEGRTVTAQTINGGLFLKWTDLSPGKVTYKSITGGFNFIYAVPTKVQLNGKDFTGGYYKDGNTYVHWKVLDTFKIPYTFKGNGVFTIEGRTVQAQTINGGLFIAWNQLSPGKVTFKTITDGYNFIYAVPIKVQLNGQNFTGGYFKDGNAYVHWTALKTFKIPYTFKGGVLFDIGGRAVSGETINGAIYIRWNLLAPGKITFKAITDGYNFIYTP comes from the coding sequence TTGAGGAAAATTCTTGCAGTAATGCTAGTTTTACAGCTGTTTTTAATACCTACAGCTGCTTTTGGCCAAGAGGGGAAAGTGGAAGCACCTCAGCCGGGAAAAAGTTTAAATGAAAATATATCATCAGCAACTGCTGAAGGGCCGAGGAAATCGTTAAAGCCTGAAGCAGATTATACTGATCCAGGAAGTTATCCAACCGTTACCGATGGTGGAAAAGTTGGTGATATGCTGGATAGCAAAGGTATAACTCAGTCAATCTTTTTTAATAGTGTTACAAATTCAACGATTGTTGACAATATGAATTTCAGCACATTGTACAATTCAACTGCAGCTAGTGGCAAAGACAGCTATACTCATTTTGAATTTTTTACAAACGTGGGAGGTTCGATGGTATTTACAGGATGGACCTATTTTGATACGACGGGATATACAAATGTTAATTTAAATTCACATTTGTCTAAATTTGATTTCTCTGATCAACAATATCTTTACGTCAGAGTAGGCCTTTCGCAATTTGTGTTTGACTTGTATTATACGAATACCCTCTTATTTAAGGTAGAAAACCCTTTTTATAATGGAGGCGGATCCACAACAGATGATAGCTATGCTGTGATTAGTAATGAATCTACAGATGATACGACCACACAGCCCACTGGATCGTTTAATGTAAAGGATATGGATTACACTTTCGATAAGAATTTAAAACCAGAAACGTATAAGGTAGATGTAAATATCCCTTATAATGTCCCTAAAAATAAGGAAAAGCAAATTAAGAAAAACAGCAGTGATCCACTAAATCGTGCGTTCAATGTAGGGGACAGTAATAGTTTTTGGGTGATGGATTTAAGGACCAATCAACCATATCAAATTACGGCTAGATTAGCCTATAGCGGTACGAAAGCAAATATATGGGTTCATAATAATCAAATTACCGATGCCGATGCAGCAAGATTAGCGGCTGAATTTGACAATCGAATTCATGCTTCGGTTTCAACTAATTTTGGAAATGAGTCAGACGTAGACGTGGATGGGAAGATTAATATATTAAACTTCGATATTCAGGATGGATTTACGGGCAGCGGAGGCTATACAGCAGGATACTTCTATGCGTTAGACTTATTTGATGAACCAAACTCAAACAAGTCTGAAATCTTCTATATTGATACGTATCCAACAATGGGATTGGGTGCAACCAAAGATGTAACAGCGGCATATGAGACGATAGCACATGAGTTCCAACATATGGTGAATTTTAACCAAAATATCTTTGTTGAAAACACGGTGGAAGTTATGCCGTCCTGGTTAAATGAAGCCCTTTCGATGGCGGCAGAACAAATTTATACGGGCCAGGGGCTAAGCAGTCGGATCGATTACTATAATGCATCGGAGTCCATCTCAAATGGACACTCCCTATTGTATTGGGATAACGAGGGAGATACTCTATCAAACTATTCATTGTCTTATTTATTCGGTCAATATATTAAAAAGCAAGCCAACCAAGGAGATAGTATTTTTAAAGAAATCATTAATGACGTTAACAACGATTATCGAGCGGTTGAAAATGCAGCTAAGAAGTATATTCATTCTGGGATGACCTTTGGAAAGTTAATGACAAGCTACAGAATGGCGCTCTTATTAAAACAGGATACGGGTCTTTATGGCTTTAAAGGAGATCCATTCTTTGATGCAGTAGAAGAGAAACTATATTTTGGCAGCTCAACAAACCTTCGTGGTGGTGGAGCAGTAGTGACGACCTTTAACTCAGCAGATGGGTTTACCATTCCTACGGCGAAAGGTCCGAATGTCACATATACTACGTTTAAAATGGATGGCAGCGGTATGGATATAACACCTCCAGCAGCTCCTAAAGTGAATGCTGTTACAGATCAGTCGACAGCCGTGACGGGTACAGCAGAAGCAAATGCACAGGTAATCGTAAAGGCGGGAGCAGTTAGCATTGGCACCGGAACCGCTAATGCAACTGGAAGTTTCAGTGTGACGATACCAAAACAAAAGGGCGGCACCACCCTTACTGTTACAGCCAAAGATCAGGCGGGGAATGAAAGCAGCGGAACGAATGTAGTAGTAACGGCAACTACAACTGCCTATTCAGCAATAAAGGTCCAATTAAATGGTAAAGCCTTTACTGGCGGGTATTTTGGCAATGGAGCAGCCTATGTGCATTGGAAGGCATTAGAGACGTTAAAAATCCCATTCACATTTAAAGGAAATGGTGTATTTACGATTGAAGGTCGAACGGTTACGGCACAGACTATTAATGGTGGTTTATTCCTTAAATGGACCGATTTGTCTCCAGGTAAAGTAACCTATAAATCGATTACAGGCGGATTTAACTTTATCTATGCAGTTCCAACCAAGGTCCAATTAAATGGGAAGGACTTTACTGGCGGTTACTATAAAGACGGGAATACCTATGTACATTGGAAGGTATTGGATACCTTTAAAATTCCTTACACATTTAAAGGGAACGGTGTATTTACAATTGAAGGACGCACGGTACAGGCACAGACTATTAATGGAGGTCTCTTCATTGCTTGGAACCAACTCTCACCTGGAAAGGTGACGTTCAAAACCATTACAGATGGATATAACTTTATCTATGCTGTTCCAATTAAAGTTCAATTGAATGGCCAGAACTTTACGGGCGGGTACTTCAAGGATGGCAATGCCTATGTCCATTGGACGGCATTGAAGACATTTAAAATCCCATACACCTTCAAAGGAGGAGTACTATTCGATATAGGCGGTCGAGCCGTATCAGGAGAAACCATCAACGGAGCCATATACATTCGCTGGAACCTGCTCGCACCTGGCAAAATCACATTCAAAGCAATAACCGACGGCTATAACTTCATCTACACACCATAG
- a CDS encoding Ig-like domain-containing protein has protein sequence MRKLVAIILVLQLFLVPAAAFAQETAGNVPQPDKSQNVPQPDKSQTDKKLNMKLSEEKEEPRASLDKEFNYTDPINYPLINDGEYVDYLWDSYGTPQHIFFENVSDSAYYTDYMNLKLYYYSDYLYSKDSILDIEYFQEEDNYLYYLGETEFDTYGYSSVYLNSDSPKADYSNEQYIYLRIGVRDSIYDSYYSDTMTFKVVNPYYNSGSNPANDDQYAVISNESVNATLSQPTGTFNVKDMEYTKDKSLTPSAYQIDMNRPFDSAANKSKVIQKSAKSGDGAYRVGDSKSFWVTDFTTNSDYQINARLAYSGTKANVWVNNYEISDAQAAQMGKEFDNKIHSSVTNNFGTESDVNQDGKVNILNFDIQDGFSGSGGYIGGYFWAGDLYNVSASNQSEIFYIDTYPAMGTGTKDVTEAYGTLAHEFQHMVNFNRNVLIEGSSSNMDTWLNEALSMAAEQVYSGVGISSRVDYYNASTSISNGHSLLNWDDNGDVLSNYSLSYLFGQYIKIQMNQGDRIFKEILQDSNNNYLAIENAAKKYISPNMTFGKLMTNFRIALLLKRPTGYYGFKGDPFFDAIEEKVYSGSSANLLGGGSIVTTFSSTEGFVVPTNKGANISYTTFPMDGSYTGDTTPPAAPTVSPVTDQDTTVKGKTEANAQITVYAGTSPIGNGFADTTGAFSISIPKQNSGTVISVTARDSAGNESTTKVTVVISYTKVNVQLNGKAFTSGYSIGGNTYVHWKALETFKIPHTYKGNGIFTIEGRSVTAQSINGGLYIAWSQLSPGKVTYQAITGGYNFIYAVPTKIQLNGKDFTGGYYKNGNTYVHWKALDTFKIPYVFKGNGVFTIEGRTVKAETINGGLYIAWNQLSPGKVTFKTLTGGGYNFIYAVPIKVQLNGKDFLQGYFKDGNTYIHWSSLKTFNIPHTFKGGVLFDIGGRSVSGEKINDAIYIRWNLIAPGKITYKTITGGYNFIYTP, from the coding sequence TTGCGTAAACTAGTTGCTATTATTCTTGTATTACAACTGTTCCTTGTGCCAGCAGCGGCGTTTGCACAAGAAACGGCAGGAAATGTTCCACAGCCTGACAAAAGTCAAAATGTTCCACAGCCTGACAAAAGTCAAACGGATAAAAAACTGAATATGAAACTATCTGAAGAGAAGGAGGAGCCACGAGCATCTCTAGATAAAGAGTTTAATTACACAGACCCAATAAATTATCCACTGATAAATGATGGAGAATATGTAGATTATTTATGGGATAGTTATGGAACACCTCAACACATCTTTTTTGAAAATGTATCGGACTCAGCCTATTATACTGATTATATGAATCTCAAATTATACTATTATTCTGATTACCTATACTCTAAGGATAGTATTTTGGATATTGAGTATTTTCAGGAAGAAGATAATTACTTATATTATTTAGGAGAAACAGAATTTGATACATATGGCTATAGTTCAGTCTATTTAAATTCAGACTCTCCAAAAGCGGATTATAGTAACGAGCAATATATTTACCTTAGAATTGGGGTTAGAGATTCAATATATGATTCCTATTATTCCGATACGATGACGTTTAAGGTGGTAAATCCTTATTATAATTCGGGTAGTAACCCTGCTAATGATGACCAATATGCGGTTATTAGCAACGAATCGGTTAATGCCACATTGTCACAGCCAACAGGTACATTCAATGTTAAAGATATGGAATATACCAAGGATAAAAGTTTAACACCAAGCGCTTATCAAATAGATATGAATAGACCTTTTGATAGTGCAGCGAATAAGAGTAAAGTTATTCAAAAATCCGCAAAAAGTGGTGATGGAGCTTATAGAGTTGGGGATAGTAAGTCTTTTTGGGTTACTGATTTTACAACGAACTCAGACTATCAAATTAATGCTAGATTAGCCTACAGTGGCACGAAAGCAAATGTTTGGGTAAATAACTATGAGATTTCAGATGCACAAGCTGCACAAATGGGGAAAGAATTTGATAATAAAATCCACTCTTCTGTAACGAACAATTTTGGTACAGAATCGGATGTAAATCAAGACGGAAAAGTAAATATACTGAATTTTGATATTCAAGATGGATTTTCTGGTAGCGGCGGATATATAGGTGGTTATTTCTGGGCTGGAGACCTTTATAATGTTTCCGCTTCAAACCAATCAGAAATCTTCTATATTGATACCTATCCTGCAATGGGAACAGGCACAAAGGACGTAACAGAGGCTTATGGAACGCTGGCACATGAGTTTCAACACATGGTCAACTTTAACCGCAATGTTCTGATTGAAGGCTCCAGCAGTAATATGGATACATGGTTAAATGAGGCCCTGTCTATGGCTGCAGAACAAGTATATTCTGGAGTAGGAATTTCCAGCCGTGTTGATTACTATAATGCGTCTACTTCAATATCGAATGGGCACTCTCTTTTAAATTGGGATGATAATGGTGATGTACTTTCCAATTACTCATTGTCCTACTTGTTTGGTCAATATATTAAAATTCAAATGAATCAAGGAGATAGGATTTTTAAAGAAATCCTCCAAGACTCAAATAATAATTATCTAGCAATCGAAAATGCGGCTAAAAAGTATATTAGCCCTAACATGACCTTTGGAAAACTAATGACTAATTTTAGGATTGCGCTGCTGCTGAAAAGGCCAACAGGTTATTATGGATTTAAAGGTGACCCGTTCTTTGACGCAATAGAGGAGAAGGTTTATTCTGGAAGTTCCGCAAATCTTCTTGGCGGGGGTTCAATTGTAACAACCTTTAGTTCTACGGAAGGGTTTGTCGTTCCTACTAATAAAGGCGCGAATATCAGCTATACAACTTTCCCTATGGACGGAAGTTACACAGGAGATACCACACCTCCAGCAGCTCCTACTGTAAGCCCTGTAACAGATCAGGACACAACAGTGAAGGGGAAAACGGAAGCGAATGCACAGATAACTGTTTACGCTGGAACAAGCCCAATCGGGAACGGATTTGCTGATACAACTGGTGCGTTCAGCATAAGTATTCCGAAGCAGAATTCCGGAACTGTGATCTCTGTTACAGCTAGAGATAGTGCAGGGAATGAAAGCACTACAAAAGTAACGGTAGTAATCAGTTACACGAAAGTCAACGTCCAATTGAATGGTAAGGCATTTACCTCAGGTTACTCTATTGGTGGAAATACCTATGTTCATTGGAAGGCTTTAGAAACATTCAAAATCCCTCACACGTATAAAGGAAACGGGATATTTACAATAGAAGGACGTTCGGTTACGGCTCAGTCTATTAATGGCGGGCTCTATATCGCCTGGTCACAGCTTTCACCTGGAAAAGTGACTTACCAAGCGATTACCGGTGGCTATAACTTTATCTATGCAGTTCCTACCAAGATACAATTGAACGGGAAAGACTTTACTGGCGGGTATTATAAAAATGGTAATACCTATGTTCATTGGAAGGCATTAGATACATTCAAGATTCCTTATGTATTTAAAGGAAATGGTGTGTTTACGATTGAAGGACGAACAGTAAAAGCGGAAACGATCAACGGTGGACTCTATATTGCTTGGAACCAACTGTCACCTGGAAAAGTGACCTTTAAAACTCTTACTGGCGGCGGATACAACTTTATCTACGCCGTTCCAATCAAAGTACAACTAAATGGTAAGGACTTTTTACAAGGGTACTTTAAAGATGGAAATACCTATATCCACTGGTCTTCGTTAAAAACATTTAATATTCCTCACACCTTTAAAGGCGGAGTATTGTTTGATATTGGCGGACGCAGCGTTTCGGGGGAAAAGATCAACGATGCCATCTATATTCGTTGGAACCTAATTGCACCTGGAAAAATCACCTATAAGACGATTACCGGCGGTTATAACTTTATTTACACACCATAA
- a CDS encoding DUF6270 domain-containing protein has protein sequence MEGEDVLKATITSIEFTNEVLSVKGQTDFAIEQDAIISLRKRDDEYVKYNWKESSITMHVSDRIFEFQCSMNKLDFILENNLTDRDVWDFFLKQGTDVIFLTVEDGLSFTANYIQLKHPLFKTKPYITGKKGLSLFVVQNDIQAIVEKEKFTAGTYAVAIKLKSATIENKWQELTASLLLKRREQKGFFEYYEEKKLELFYNENLYTASVDLEALFKDYSLNSCDLLWDLFIELSYGSNNVHIPVSSKNQNTFGYHILRTKPLHKVKPISDNQLKTLCITSLKVNAAFSETTFNDNIFWFKGSVSSSEIDIEKFTEPELYLVLKKRNHYNKYVVFAVEKQIKIQLEGRQFQGSIDVSDMLAAEHIKDNDVWDIFVRFVPNHHGGIDSHVIPDSTLGQIRTQYETMKSNSQFKLKPYVNAMGKFSLLFRDVKKAVNPIKVAVFGSCYCRSAFNSISFFNPDYKNYYNCVYTQFHSSVISIMSKPVPLDETKLASLNSKQKEFIRCDFDKGFFERLKSAQPEYLLMDFFADASRNLIKVNDDSYISISHILDETPLENELIKRNEDILSHKNNDDYFEIWKEAIDRFIDQIQTIIPQERIILNLGRFTDRYYDSEGNVVRFPEYRQRIIARNNYLWDKLNHYLISKLPKMKIIDLTNKNLIGQYNHPLGLSPAHYESAYYKEFLNELNQLVMKDFITNKTAGNEEVGQKVEAATR, from the coding sequence ATGGAAGGTGAAGATGTTTTGAAGGCAACTATCACTAGTATCGAATTTACGAATGAAGTTTTATCTGTAAAAGGACAAACAGATTTTGCGATCGAACAAGATGCAATAATTTCGTTAAGAAAACGTGACGATGAATATGTGAAATACAATTGGAAAGAATCTAGCATTACCATGCATGTTAGTGATAGAATTTTTGAATTTCAGTGCAGCATGAACAAATTGGACTTTATTCTTGAAAATAATCTAACAGATAGAGACGTTTGGGATTTCTTTCTTAAACAAGGTACTGACGTGATATTCTTAACGGTTGAAGATGGACTTTCTTTTACGGCGAACTACATTCAGTTGAAGCATCCTTTATTTAAAACCAAACCATATATAACAGGGAAAAAGGGCCTCTCATTATTTGTTGTTCAAAACGATATCCAAGCAATCGTGGAAAAAGAAAAATTTACAGCTGGCACCTACGCTGTAGCGATAAAACTAAAATCCGCAACAATAGAAAATAAATGGCAAGAATTAACAGCGTCGTTGCTTTTAAAACGGAGAGAACAAAAAGGCTTCTTTGAATATTATGAAGAGAAAAAGCTTGAATTGTTCTATAACGAAAACCTATACACTGCTTCAGTTGACCTCGAAGCACTTTTTAAAGACTATTCATTAAATAGTTGTGATCTGTTATGGGACCTATTTATAGAACTTTCGTATGGCTCTAATAATGTCCATATACCTGTTTCTAGCAAGAATCAGAACACCTTTGGATATCACATATTACGAACGAAACCTCTACACAAAGTGAAGCCAATTTCCGATAATCAGTTGAAGACATTGTGTATCACTTCGCTAAAGGTCAATGCAGCTTTTTCTGAAACTACCTTCAATGATAATATTTTTTGGTTTAAAGGCAGCGTAAGTTCAAGTGAAATAGACATTGAAAAGTTCACAGAACCAGAACTCTATTTGGTCCTAAAAAAACGAAACCATTATAATAAATATGTTGTATTTGCAGTTGAGAAGCAGATAAAAATTCAACTTGAAGGAAGGCAATTTCAAGGCAGCATCGACGTATCTGATATGCTCGCAGCAGAACATATTAAAGATAATGATGTCTGGGATATTTTTGTAAGGTTTGTACCAAATCACCATGGCGGAATCGATAGTCATGTAATACCTGATTCTACATTAGGGCAAATAAGGACTCAGTATGAAACCATGAAATCGAACAGTCAATTTAAACTGAAACCGTATGTAAATGCAATGGGCAAATTTTCTTTGCTATTCCGGGATGTAAAGAAAGCAGTTAATCCTATAAAAGTAGCGGTTTTTGGTTCTTGTTATTGTAGAAGTGCATTTAATTCAATCAGCTTTTTTAATCCTGATTATAAAAACTATTACAATTGTGTATATACACAATTCCATTCCTCGGTCATTAGTATCATGTCCAAGCCAGTTCCATTGGATGAAACAAAATTGGCTAGTCTGAATAGTAAGCAGAAGGAATTTATTAGGTGTGACTTTGATAAAGGCTTTTTTGAACGATTAAAATCTGCTCAGCCGGAATATCTCCTTATGGATTTCTTTGCTGATGCATCGAGAAATTTAATCAAGGTTAACGATGATAGTTACATTAGCATAAGTCATATCTTGGACGAGACTCCATTGGAGAACGAATTAATAAAGAGAAACGAAGATATTTTGTCGCATAAAAATAACGATGACTATTTTGAAATATGGAAAGAGGCAATCGATCGGTTTATTGATCAGATACAAACCATCATCCCTCAGGAAAGAATAATTTTAAATCTGGGTAGATTTACGGACAGGTATTATGATTCAGAAGGTAATGTCGTTCGTTTTCCAGAATATCGTCAGCGTATCATTGCTCGGAACAATTACTTGTGGGATAAATTAAATCATTATCTAATCAGCAAATTGCCTAAAATGAAAATCATTGATTTAACAAATAAAAACTTAATTGGGCAATATAATCATCCATTAGGATTATCTCCTGCTCATTATGAATCTGCCTATTATAAAGAATTCTTGAATGAATTGAACCAATTAGTGATGAAGGATTTCATAACAAACAAAACAGCAGGTAATGAAGAAGTTGGCCAAAAAGTAGAAGCAGCAACCAGGTAA